In Anolis sagrei isolate rAnoSag1 chromosome 9, rAnoSag1.mat, whole genome shotgun sequence, the following proteins share a genomic window:
- the FEM1B gene encoding protein fem-1 homolog B: MAMESLAGYVYKAASEGRVLTLAALLLNRSESDVRYLLGFVTHQGGQRSTPLIIAARNGHTKVVRLLLEHYHVQTQQTGTVRFDGYVIDGATALWCAAGAGHFEVVKLLVSHGANVNHTTVTNSTPLRAACFDGRLDIVRYLVENNANISIANKYDNTCLMIAAYKGHVDVVRYLLEQNADPNAKAHCGATALHFAAEAGHLEIVRELVKWKSAMMVNGHGMTPLKVAAESCKADVVEMLLAHADCNRKSRIEALELLGASFANDRENYDIMKTYHYLYLAMLERYRDSENIIEKEVLPPIEAYGSRTECRTPQELEVIRQDRDALHMEGLIVRERILGSDNIDVSHPIIYRGAVYADNMQFEQCIKLWLHALHLRQKGNRNTHKDLLRFAQVFSQMIHLNEPVRAKDIESVLRCSVLEIEQGMARVKSSQEAELHTALDNYECNIFTFLYLVCISTKTQCREEEQARINKQIYTLIQLDPRTRDGSSLLHHAVNSGTPVDDFHTNDVCSFPNALVTKLLLDCGAAVNAVDLEGNTPLHVIVQYNRPISDFLTLHSIIIGLVEAGAHTDMANKQKKTPLDKSTTGVSEILLKTQMKLSLKCLAARAVRVHHISYRNQIPKTLEEFVEFH, translated from the exons ATGGCCATGGAGAGCCTGGCCGGCTATGTCTACAAGGCAGCCAGCGAGGGGCGGGTGCTGACCCTGGCTGCCTTGCTCCTGAACCGCTCGGAGAGTGATGTCCGCTACCTGCTAGGCTTCGTCACCCACCAGGGTGGGCAACGCTCCACGCCGCTCATCATTGCCGCACGCAACGGGCACACCAAGGTGGTGCGACTGCTCCTGGAGCACTACCACGTCCAGACCCAGCAGACAGGCACCGTCCGGTTCGATGG CTATGTCATTGATGGTGCTACGGCACTGTGGTGCGCAGCTGGAGCTGGCCATTTCGAAGTTGTGAAGCTCCTGGTGAGCCATGGAGCCAACGTCAACCACACTACAGTGACCAACTCCACCCCGCTGCGGGCCGCCTGCTTTGACGGCAGACTCGACATTGTGAGGTACCTGGTGGAGAACAATGCCAACATCAGCATTGCCAATAAGTATGACAACACTTGCCTTATGATTGCTGCTTACAAGGGGCACGTGGATGTGGTACGCTACCTCCTGGAACAGAATGCCGACCCCAACGCCAAAGCTCACTGTGGTGCCACAGCCTTACACTTTGCTGCCGAGGCGGGCCACTTGGAGATCGTCCGCGAACTTGTGAAGTGGAAATCCGCCATGATGGTGAACGGCCACGGCATGACGCCATTGAAAGTGGCCGCCGAGAGCTGCAAGGCGGATGTGGTGGAGATGCTGCTGGCACATGCTGACTGCAACCGCAAGAGCCGGATCGAAGCTTTGGAGCTGCTGGGCGCCTCATTCGCCAATGACAGAGAGAACTACGACATAATGAAAACCTACCATTATTTATATTTAGCCATGCTGGAGCGATACAGGGACAGCGAGAACATTATTGAGAAGGAGGTCTTGCCTCCAATAGAAGCCTATGGCAGCAGGACTGAGTGTCGGACTCCTCAGGAGCTGGAAGTCATTCGGCAGGACAGAGACGCCCTCCACATGGAGGGCCTCATTGTCCGGGAGCGGATTCTGGGCTCTGACAACATTGACGTCTCGCACCCCATCATCTACCGCGGTGCCGTCTATGCGGACAACATGCAGTTTGAGCAGTGCATCAAGCTCTGGCTCCACGCTTTGCATCTCCGGCAGAAGGGGAACAGGAACACCCACAAGGACCTCCTCCGGTTCGCTCAGGTCTTCTCTCAGATGATCCACTTGAACGAGCCAGTGAGGGCCAAGGACATTGAGAGCGTCTTGAGGTGCAGTGTCTTGGAGATCGAGCAGGGCATGGCCCGGGTCAAAAGCTCCCAGGAAGCTGAGCTCCACACTGCCCTGGACAACTACGAGTGCAACATCTTCACCTTCTTGTACTTGGTGTGCATCTCCACCAAGACCCAGTGCCGGGAGGAGGAGCAAGCGCGGATCAACAAGCAGATTTATACTTTGATCCAGCTGGACCCCCGGACGCGAGACGGATCCAGCTTGCTCCACCACGCAGTCAACTCGGGGACGCCGGTGGATGACTTCCACACCAACGACGTCTGCAGCTTCCCCAATGCACTGGTCACCAAGCTGCTCCTGGACTGTGGGGCTGCCGTCAACGCGGTGGACCTTGAAGGCAACACACCGCTCCACGTAATCGTCCAGTACAACCGGCCCATCAGTGACTTCTTGACTTTGCACTCCATCATCATCGGCTTGGTGGAGGCTGGGGCTCACACGGACATGGCCAACAAGCAGAAGAAGACGCCTCTGGACAAGAGCACCACCGGCGTCTCCGAAATCCTCCTGAAAACTCAAATGAAGCTGAGTCTGAAGTGCCTGGCCGCCCGAGCCGTACGGGTCCATCATATAAGTTATCGCAACCAGATCCCCAAGACGCTGGAAGAGTTTGTAGAGTTTCACTAG
- the CLN6 gene encoding ceroid-lipofuscinosis neuronal protein 6, which yields MQGSSVRRRTAAGSFQGSRHGAGAEDGPCKAPRFHFDLWFYFTLQNWVLDFGRPIAMIVLPLEWFPLNKPSAGDYFHMAYNVITPFILLKLIERSPKTLPRSMVYICIITFVMGASIHLVGDSVNHRLIFSGYQLHLSVRENPIIQNLKPETLIDSFELLYYYDEYLGHSMWYIPFFLILCIYFSGCFIPCKEEQQRIPLAAILLIGPSSLYYWYLVTEGQIFILFIFTFFALMALVMHQKRKGLLMDSNGRFLFYSFIITLVLIALWVGWLWNDRILRKKYPGVIYVPEPWAFYTLHMSTLHPAKAGNV from the exons ATGCAGGGCTCCTCGGTGCGGCGGCGGACGGCGGCGGGGTCATTCCAGGGCAGCAG GCATGGGGCAGGCGCGGAGGATGGCCCCTGCAAAGCCCCCCGCTTCCACTTCGACCTGTGGTTCTATTTCACGCTGCAGAACTGGGTCCTGGATTTTGGCCGGCCCATCGCCATG aTCGTGCTTCCCCTGGAATGGTTTCCACTGAATAAGCCGAGTGCCGGAGACTATTTCCACATGGCCTACAATGTCATCACACCCTTTATTCTCCTGAAG CTGATCGAGCGCTCCCCCAAGACCCTTCCCCGGTCCATGGTGTACATCTGCATCATCACCTTTGTCATGGGCGCCAGCATCCACTTGGTGGGCGACTCCGTCAACCACCGGCTGATCTTCAGCGGCTACCAGCTCCACCTCTCAGTCCGAGAGAACCCCATcatccagaacctcaagccagAGACCCTG ATCGACTCCTTTGAACTGCTGTACTATTATGATGAATATCTTGGGCACTCAATGTG GTACATCCCCTTCTTTCTCATCCTCTGCATCTATTTCTCCGGCTGCTTTATTCCTTGCAAAGAGGAACAGCAAAGAATCCCATTGGCAGCCATTCTCCTCATTGGGCCCAGTAGCCTCTATTACTG GTACCTGGTGACGGAGGGGCAGATCTTCATCCTCTTCATCTTCACCTTCTTTGCCCTGATGGCCCTGGTGATGCACCAGAAGCGCAAAGGCCTGCTCATGGACAGCAACGGCCGCTTCCTCTTCTACTCCTTCATCATCACCCTGGTTCTGATCGCCCTCTGGGTTGGCTGGCTCTGGAACGACAGGATCCTCCGGAAGAAATACCCAGGCGTCATCTACGTCCCAGAACCCTGGGCATTCTACACCTTGCACATGAGCACTTTGCATCCTGCAAAGGCAGGGAACGTCTGA